From the genome of Nakamurella flavida:
ATGCGGGCGATCATCCGGCTGCAGGTGGTCTTGCCGTTGGTGCCGGTCACCGCCACGATCGGGATGCGGGAACTGGTGCCCGGCGGGAACAGCAGGTCCACCACCGGCTTGGAGACGAACTGCGGTTCACCGATCGTCGGGTGGGTGTGCATCCGGAAGCCCGGGGCGGCGTTGACCTCGCAGATGCCACCGCCCGTCTCGCGGACGGGCTGGGTGATGTCCGGGCAGATGAAGTCGATGCCGGCGATGTCCAGGCCGACGACCCGGGCCGCCTCCTCGGCGATGTCCACGTTGTCCGGGTGGGCCTCGAAGGTGCGGTCGATGGAGATGCCGCCGGTCGACATGTTCGCCGTCAGTGCGAGTTTCACCGTCTCGCCCTTCGGCGGGACCTGGTCCATCTCGAAGCCCTGGGCCCGGACGAGGGCGACGGCACCGTCGGTGACCTCGATGCGGGTGAGCACCTTCTCGTGCCCCACCCCGCGGCGGGGGTCGGCGTTGGTCAGCTCGACGAGCTCGTCCACGGTGTGCGTGCCGTCGCCGATGACGTGGGCGGGGACGCGTTCGGCGATGGCGACCATGTTCCCGCCGACCACCAGCACGCGGTAGTCCCGGCCGGTGATGAACGCCTCGACCAGCACGTAGCCGCGGCGGGACTGGTCGTAGGCCTCCCCGAACGCCGCCCGGACCTCGTCCCCGTCGCGCAGGTTGATGGCCACACCGCGACCGTGGTTGCCGTCCAACGGCTTGACCACCACGGGGTAGCCGATGCGGCGGGCCGCGCGCACGGCGTCCTCCACCTCGCGCACCATGGCCGACCCGGGTACCGGGAGACCGGCCGAGGCCAGCAGCCGGTTGGTGAGCTCCTTGTCGGACGCGATGTCGACGGCCAGCGAGCTGGTGATCGAGGTCATCGTGGCCCGGATCCGCTGCTGGTTGACGCCCTGCCCGAGCTGCACCAGGGACGCGGAGTTCAGCCGCTGCCAGGGGATGTCGCGGGACATGGCCTCGTCCAGGATCGCCTGGGTGGACGGCCCGAAGGCCACCCGCTGGCTGGTCCGCAGGAAGGCCTCGTGCTCGGTGGCGAAGTCGAAGGGCTCCCCCTCGGCGCCCTGGTTCCCGGCCGCCTGACCGGTGGCGGCCTGGCCGACGGTGGCGGGGTCGACGACGAGGTCGTTGACCAGCCGCACCGCGAGCTGGCCGGCCAGCGAACCGACGGTCTCGTCGAGATAGCCGTAGATGACGTTGTAGACACCGGTGGCGCCGGTGGACCGGGTCTTTCCGCGGGTCATCTCGTGACCGGCGGTGCGCTGCAGCTCCAGGGCGACGTGCTCGACGACATGCCCCGCCCAGGTGCCCTCGATGAGCCGCTCGACGAACCCACCGTCGTGGCCGCGGGAGCACTGGTGGTCGTGCAGGCCGGGGAGGAGCCGGATCAGTTCGTCGGTGAAGCCGGGCAGGGTGTCGGTGGGGAACTGCTCGAGCCGGCCGATGTCCACGGTCAGGTGGACGGCCGGGCCGTAGCTGAAGTAGTTGGGCCCCCGGTAGATCCGTGTCTCCTGGATGGTCACGGCGAACAGCTTCTCGGACATCGGCTGCCTCTCGGGTCGAATGCTGGGGTCCACCACGGCGGACACGATCGACGGCCCGCCCACCCCGTCGGGGACGCGACACGATCGTGCGATTCTGCCCCGCCCGGACGGGGAACGCTCCCCCGGGCTCCGGACCGACCCGGCTGCCCCGACCGACTGCCCCGACCCGACGGCTCCGGTCAGCCGGCCGGGGCGGGCCGGCGGCGCAGCTCGGCGATGCCCACGTGGGCGCCCTCGGCGGCGATGCGGCGCGGGGAGGGCCGCATGCCCTCGGGGATGTCGGCCACCGTCGCGACCGTGGGCGCCGTGGAGGTGTCCGGCAGACCCGGCGCACTGACCAGGGTGCGGGTGGTCAGGTCGAAGACGGCACCACGGGGCAGGGTGTGCAGCTTGATCCCGGACAGCATCAGCGGCTGGGTGCCGGCGGCCGTGTAGGCGGTGGTGACCACCTCGCTGCCGTCCACGATCGTCACCACGCCGCGTCCCTTGACCTCCAGCAGGCCGGGGGCGCGCACGATGGCTGCGGTGTCCTCGTCGACGCCGATGCCCAGCTGGGCGGGGTTGGCGGCGACCAGGGCGAGCAGCCGGCCGAACCGGTTCCGCTGGGTGAAGTGCTGGTCGACGATGACCTCGCCGAGCAGACCGAGCCCCTGGGAGACCTGGCCGATGCGGAAGCGCGGGGTGGCCCCGCCGGTGCCGAACGAGACCATGTGCGAGGAGCAGATGCTGGCGCCGGCCGACGTCCCGGCGACCAGGGCCCCGCGCTCGTGCGCCGCCACGATGGCGTCGCCCAGTGGGGTGCCGACGACGACCGTGGCCAGCTTGGTCTGGTTGCCGCCCGTCATGAACACCGCGGTGGCGTCGTCCAAGGTGGCGACCAGCTCCGGCGAGGCGGCCTGCGCCCGGCTCTCCGGCCGGATGCCGACCACGTTCTCCACCCCGAGCGAGGAGAACAGCTGCAGGTAGGCGTGGGTGATCTCGTCGCCCAGCGAGGACGCGGTGGACAGCACGACGACGCGGGCACGGGGGCCACCGGCGAGTCGGACCACCTCGCGCAGGATGGTCATCTTGCCGACCTTGTCCTCGGCGCCGCCGATCGGCATGACGATCCCGGCGGCGGTCGACGCCGCGCTCTCGGGGGCCGGCTCGTGCGCAGCGTCGGTCATGCCACCCACCGTAACCGGGCCGGAACCGCCGTCCGGCCGCCGTCGGCCCCCTGGTCCGTGTCCTGCACCACCGGTGCGAGGCCGGTCCGGGTCACCGTGATCCCGGCCACTGCCCGGTAAGGCCGGCCTGCGGGCCACGTTGTCCCGGGCATGAGCAGACTCTTCACCCCGCTGACCCTGCGCGGGACGACCTTCCGCAACCGCGTGTGGGTGGCCCCGATGTGTCAGTACTCCTCGCGCGACGGCCACCCCACCGACTGGCACCTGGTGCACCTGGGCGGCCTGGCCCGCGGCGGCGCCGGTCTGGTCATCGCCGAGGCCACGGCAGTGTCGCCGGAGGGTCGGATCTCGCCGGCCGACGCGGGGATCTGGACCGACGAGCAGGCCCAGGACTACCGCCGGATCACCGCGTTCATCGCCGACCAGGGCGCGGTGCCGGGCATCCAGCTCGGCCACGCCGGCCGCAAGGCGTCCACCCGCATCCCGTGGGAGGGCAGCGGATCGGTCGACCCGGCCGACGGCGGCTGGGCGACGGTCGCGCCGTCCGCGCTGGCCTGGGGCGACTACGCCACCCCCCGCGAGCTGACCGCCGCGGAGATCGCCGGCGTGGTGGCCGACTTCGCGGCCGCGGCCCGCCGCGCGGTCGGCGCCGGGTTCCGGGTCGTCGAGGTGCACGCCGCCCACGGCTACCTGCTGCACCAGTTCCTCTCCCCGGTGTCCAACGTGCGCACCGATGCCTACGGCGGCGACCTGGCCGGGCGCAGCCGCGTCCTCGTCGAGGTGGTCGAGGCGGTCCGCGCGGCCGTGCCGGACGACGTGCCGCTGTTCGTCCGCTTCAGCGCCAGCGACTGGGTGGACGGAGGCCTGACCGTCGAGGAGGTCACCGCGGTGGCCGCCGATCTGGTGGGTCGGGGGGTGGACCTGTTCGACGTGTCCAGCGGCGGGAACCATCCCAACCAGCAGATCCCGGTGGGACCCGGCTACCAGGTGCCGCTGGCCCGGGCCCTGCGCGAAGGGACCGGTGCGCCGGTCGCCGCCGTCGGCCTGATCACCGAGCCCGCCCAGGCCGAGCAGGTGCTGGTGGACGGAGCCGCGGACGCCGTGCTGCTGGCCCGGGTGCTGCTGCGGGAGCCGTCCTGGCCGCAGCGCGCCGCGGCCGCCCTCCGCTCCGAGACGTACTGGGCGCCCCAGTACGAGCGGGGCCGGACCCGCTGAGCGTCGCCGGGCCGACCATTCGTGCCCGGTGACCGGCCGGACCTCCGCCGACCGCCCGGCGTCCTCCGATACCGTGACGGCGACCGCCACGGACGGCCCGGGCGGTCACGGCGAGAGGATCCCCCCAGCAGTGGCTGACATCGACCGCACGAAGACCCCCGCACCGGGATCCGGCGGTGGACACCTGCTCGGGTTGATCCGGCAGACCGTCCCACCGATCCACCCGGGCGGACGACCCATCGTGCTCGGCGCGCTGGGCGCCACCGTCACCGCCCGGCAGCTGTTGCGTGCGGTCGGCCTGAAGAAGGCCGGCGGTGTGGTCGGCCGGGTCGGCGCGGTGGCCACGGTCGCCTGCGCCGCGTTCTTCCGGGCCCCGGCCCGGGTCGCCCCCCGCGGTCAGGGCCTCGTCGTCGCCCCCGCGGACGGCCTGGTCTCGTTGATCGAGGAAGCCGTCCCCCCGGTTGAGCTGGGCCTGGATCCCACGCCCCGCCTCCGGGTGTCGGTGTTCCTGTCGATCTTCGACGTCCACGTGCAGCGCATCCCCGTCGACGGGGTCGTCACGAAGATCGCCTACCGACCGGGCAAGTTCCTGTCCGCCGACCTGGACAAGGCCTCCACCGACAACGAGCGGAACTCCGTCGTCATCGCGCCGACCTGGGGCGGGGAGCTGGTCGTCACCCAGATCGCCGGGCTGATCGCCCGCCGGATCGTGTGCCAGGCCGTCACCGGCGCGCCGGTGCTCACCGGCTCCACCTACGGGCTCATCCGCTTCGGGTCGCGGGTCGACACCTATCTCCCCGCGGGCAGCGAGCTGCGTGTCGAACTGGGCCAGCGCACGATCGGCGGCGAGACGGTGCTGGCCTCGTTGCCGGCGGCACCGTCCGGCGGGGTCTGATGACCGGCGTTCCGGGGGTCCGCTTCCTGCCGAACGCCATCACCGTGCTGGCGCTGTCCTCCGGGCTCACCTCGGTGGCGTTCGCGCTCCGGGGCCAGTGGTTCTTCGCCGTGACCGCGGTGGTCGCCGCGGCCATCTTCGACTCCCTCGACGGCCCGGCGGCCCGGCTGCTCAACTCCACCAGCCGGATCGGTGCCGAGCTGGACTCGCTGTCGGACTGCGTGTCCTTCGGCATGGCCCCCGCGCTGATCACCTACATCTGGCTGCTGGAGGACACCCCGGTCGGCTGGACGGCCTGCCTGGTCTTCGCCGTGTGCGCGGCGCTCCGGCTCGCCCGCTTCAACTCGCTGTTGGACGACGACAGCCCGAAACCCTGGGCGAAGGGCTTCTTCACCGGGGTGCCCACCCCGGCCGGCGGCCTGCTGGCCCTCATGCCGGTGCTGCTCTCCAACCGCCTCACCGGGCAGGGGCCGTGGAACAACCCGTGGGTGGTGTCCTTCTGGTTGGTGCTGGTCGGCGTGCTCATGGTGTCCCGGGTGCCGTCCATCGCGCTCAAGTCGGTGCGGGTGACCACCGAGTGGATCGTGCCGATGCTGGTGCTGCTGGTGGTGGCGGTGGCCGCGCTGGTCTACCAGCCGGAGATCGTCTTCTCCCTGGGCCTGCTCATCTACCTGCTGCACCTGCCGTACGCGGTGTGGAAGTTCCAGTACCTGAAGAACCACCCGGAACTGTGGGAGGGCCAGCGCTTCCGCAACCGCCGGACCCGCCGGCGAGTCCGGCTGTCCGTGCGCGCCCCGCGCCATCAGCGCGTCGCCGGCCGGTCGCCGGACGGCTCCCCGTTGCCGCCACAGCGGCGCCGCGGGGCGGCGGGTTCGCGCAATCCGGGCGCGCGGCGCCGATTGCGCTAGTGGACTGGGCCGACCGTCCCGGGCCTAGCTGTCGAAGCCGAGGAGTCGGGCCGAGCGGGTCTTGCGGCGGCTGGCCCGCACCCGGAGCAACCGGCGGACGAGCAGCGGATCGACGGCCAAGGCCGCCGGATTGTCGATGATCGCGTTGAGCACCTGGTAGTAACGCGTCGGGGAGAGGTCGAACCGCTCCTTGATGGCCTGCTCCTTCGGGCCGGCGAACTGCCACCACTGGCGTTCGAAGGCCAGGATGTCGCGGTCCCGCCGGTCCAGTCCGTCGCCGGATTCCTCCTGCGCTGCCGCGGCTGCGGTGTCCATCCCGGTGTTCCCCTCCCGCGGGGCAGCGCCCCCTGACATGCCCGACCCACCCGAATCACACACGTGTCATTCGGGCTGCGCCCATGACATCACGGACACCGATGGCCTGACCAGCGGCGCGCCCGGCCACCGGGACACTGCGAGACGTCCGTCGTATCAGGGTTCCCATCGGTCACAGCGGTCACAGCGGTCACAGATCGACCCCAGCACACAGACCGGAAGTCGATGGGCTCGGACGGGCCAGGTTCGGTGCCGTCGGCCAGAGATCCCATCGCAGCCGTAATCCGCCCGCGATCGGTGCAACCGCGGCGGGAGCGGGGCCGAGGGGTTCGGCCGGGCTGGCCCTGGCCGGCTGGAGCAGGTCCCCCCGACGAGGACATGCGTCATGAGTCCTGATCGACATGGGGTTCCCTGTCGGCGACGCCCGGCCCCGCACCCTTGCCCGTCCTGCCGCGGACGAGCACAGTCGTCCGGATGACCGACGTTCCCGAGCGTTGGACGGCGGCCACCGTCTACCCCGACATGTGGCTGGACCCTGCGGTGGACCCGCGCAACACGGACGGGGTCAGCCCGGACGGTGAGCTGCCGACCCTGCAGGACTACCTCAGCGATCACCGATCGACGCTGGCGATGAAGTGCGCGGGGCTCGATCCCCACCAGCTGGCTCGACGGTCCGTCCCGCCCTCGACGATGTCCCTGCTCGGCCTGGTCCGGCATCTCGCCGAGGTCGAACGGGACTGGCGGACGTGGGTGCGCCCGGATGTCGCCGAGCCACGGCTGTACGGCGGGGGCAACGGGGACTTCGACGGCGCCGTTCCAGAGCAGGCGGTGGTGGACGGGGCGTTCGCCGACCTGGCCCGCGAGCAGGCGGCCACCGACGCCCTGCTCGCCGCACACCCCGACCTGCACGAACGGGTCGGCCCGTCCGGTATCGCAGTCCGGGAGCTGTGGGTGCACCGGGTCGAGGAGTACGCCCGGCACAACGGGCACGCGGATCTGCTGCGGGAGTGCATCGACGGGCGGGTGGGTCAGTAGACGGCGCCTCGCGGGACTCAGACCACCGAGCTCAGCAGCAGACTGCTCTCGCTGTTCACCACGCCGGGGATGCCACGGATGCGGCCGAGCAACCGGTC
Proteins encoded in this window:
- a CDS encoding DUF3263 domain-containing protein — encoded protein: MDTAAAAAQEESGDGLDRRDRDILAFERQWWQFAGPKEQAIKERFDLSPTRYYQVLNAIIDNPAALAVDPLLVRRLLRVRASRRKTRSARLLGFDS
- a CDS encoding NADH:flavin oxidoreductase/NADH oxidase, with the protein product MSRLFTPLTLRGTTFRNRVWVAPMCQYSSRDGHPTDWHLVHLGGLARGGAGLVIAEATAVSPEGRISPADAGIWTDEQAQDYRRITAFIADQGAVPGIQLGHAGRKASTRIPWEGSGSVDPADGGWATVAPSALAWGDYATPRELTAAEIAGVVADFAAAARRAVGAGFRVVEVHAAHGYLLHQFLSPVSNVRTDAYGGDLAGRSRVLVEVVEAVRAAVPDDVPLFVRFSASDWVDGGLTVEEVTAVAADLVGRGVDLFDVSSGGNHPNQQIPVGPGYQVPLARALREGTGAPVAAVGLITEPAQAEQVLVDGAADAVLLARVLLREPSWPQRAAAALRSETYWAPQYERGRTR
- a CDS encoding DinB family protein gives rise to the protein MTDVPERWTAATVYPDMWLDPAVDPRNTDGVSPDGELPTLQDYLSDHRSTLAMKCAGLDPHQLARRSVPPSTMSLLGLVRHLAEVERDWRTWVRPDVAEPRLYGGGNGDFDGAVPEQAVVDGAFADLAREQAATDALLAAHPDLHERVGPSGIAVRELWVHRVEEYARHNGHADLLRECIDGRVGQ
- the pssA gene encoding CDP-diacylglycerol--serine O-phosphatidyltransferase, coding for MTGVPGVRFLPNAITVLALSSGLTSVAFALRGQWFFAVTAVVAAAIFDSLDGPAARLLNSTSRIGAELDSLSDCVSFGMAPALITYIWLLEDTPVGWTACLVFAVCAALRLARFNSLLDDDSPKPWAKGFFTGVPTPAGGLLALMPVLLSNRLTGQGPWNNPWVVSFWLVLVGVLMVSRVPSIALKSVRVTTEWIVPMLVLLVVAVAALVYQPEIVFSLGLLIYLLHLPYAVWKFQYLKNHPELWEGQRFRNRRTRRRVRLSVRAPRHQRVAGRSPDGSPLPPQRRRGAAGSRNPGARRRLR
- a CDS encoding cyanophycinase, coding for MTDAAHEPAPESAASTAAGIVMPIGGAEDKVGKMTILREVVRLAGGPRARVVVLSTASSLGDEITHAYLQLFSSLGVENVVGIRPESRAQAASPELVATLDDATAVFMTGGNQTKLATVVVGTPLGDAIVAAHERGALVAGTSAGASICSSHMVSFGTGGATPRFRIGQVSQGLGLLGEVIVDQHFTQRNRFGRLLALVAANPAQLGIGVDEDTAAIVRAPGLLEVKGRGVVTIVDGSEVVTTAYTAAGTQPLMLSGIKLHTLPRGAVFDLTTRTLVSAPGLPDTSTAPTVATVADIPEGMRPSPRRIAAEGAHVGIAELRRRPAPAG
- a CDS encoding phosphatidylserine decarboxylase, whose translation is MDRTKTPAPGSGGGHLLGLIRQTVPPIHPGGRPIVLGALGATVTARQLLRAVGLKKAGGVVGRVGAVATVACAAFFRAPARVAPRGQGLVVAPADGLVSLIEEAVPPVELGLDPTPRLRVSVFLSIFDVHVQRIPVDGVVTKIAYRPGKFLSADLDKASTDNERNSVVIAPTWGGELVVTQIAGLIARRIVCQAVTGAPVLTGSTYGLIRFGSRVDTYLPAGSELRVELGQRTIGGETVLASLPAAPSGGV
- the cphA gene encoding cyanophycin synthetase, producing MSEKLFAVTIQETRIYRGPNYFSYGPAVHLTVDIGRLEQFPTDTLPGFTDELIRLLPGLHDHQCSRGHDGGFVERLIEGTWAGHVVEHVALELQRTAGHEMTRGKTRSTGATGVYNVIYGYLDETVGSLAGQLAVRLVNDLVVDPATVGQAATGQAAGNQGAEGEPFDFATEHEAFLRTSQRVAFGPSTQAILDEAMSRDIPWQRLNSASLVQLGQGVNQQRIRATMTSITSSLAVDIASDKELTNRLLASAGLPVPGSAMVREVEDAVRAARRIGYPVVVKPLDGNHGRGVAINLRDGDEVRAAFGEAYDQSRRGYVLVEAFITGRDYRVLVVGGNMVAIAERVPAHVIGDGTHTVDELVELTNADPRRGVGHEKVLTRIEVTDGAVALVRAQGFEMDQVPPKGETVKLALTANMSTGGISIDRTFEAHPDNVDIAEEAARVVGLDIAGIDFICPDITQPVRETGGGICEVNAAPGFRMHTHPTIGEPQFVSKPVVDLLFPPGTSSRIPIVAVTGTNGKTTCSRMIARIFKSIGKKVGMTSTDGIVIDGRLIIKSDASGPKSARMVLQNPRVDFAVFEVARGGILREGLGYGRNDVAVVLNVAPDHLGLRGIDTVEQLAKVKQVIVEAVPKNGSAVLNADDELVAAMRKACSGEVVWFSLEPDNRMITDHCRRGGKAVILERGELGDLIVLVHGRRRMPLAYTHLLPATFNGKAMFNVQNAMAAAAAAYCAGAPLHDIRAGLRSFTPSYYQAPGRMNLTEVQGVKVIVDYCHNVPAMAALGDFVDRFFDDVPATVERPQRIGVVATAGDRRDQDMIDLGREAGRHFDTIIVREDERLRGRKPGETAALIELGAREAQAGGGRVRHIETVLDEIDATRAGVAQANPGDLVVLCVDRAREVWDALQAFGHVAQAGAAKDEQN